CGTCTTTCTTAGGGAATAAACTTGGAAACATGCACCTTGAGCTTTTTACGAATGAGCCGTTTTACGGATATGCGAACGTAGCGCATAATCCCAGCAATACCGCGTCATCGTTGCGCGGTCCTTTGGACTGCAAACCGACTGATATCCTGCGCCGCACGCTTCGCGCGCCGCGCCGCCATCTCGTCCAGAAATGCATCCCCGCGCTCTCGGGGGGCTTCGGGATCTTGCTGGGGAATGAAGTCATTTTTTAGGTCAGCCTTGCTGTCATATTTAACATAATCCTCATTATCGACCTCAGCGCCATCCGATGCGTCAAAAACCCTCACCATCCCGCTTTTTTTCTTTTTCACCCTCACGCCGACTTTCCAAAACCGGCTCCTCGACCACCGCCTCGGCACGCTCCAGGAATCCGGCATAGTCCGCTTCAATCCCCAAAGTCGCAAAGCGGTACGCCTTGCGTGCCTTCGCCTCACCTTCGGCAGGGATCGGGCGCACCCCGCAATGCTTGCCGCGCTCATAAAAGGTAAAGCCCTTCTCCTTCAGCAACCGTTCAAGCTCAGCCTGCGATGCGGCATAGGCCAGGATTGCACGCAGCTCTTGCGCCAGTGCTTCTGTCTTGGTCAGGCGCGCCCCGCGTTTTTTCATCTCCTGGGCTTTGCGGCCTTCACGGGTCTCGCGGCGTTCTTGCTTTTCCTTCGGGCTCGACGCGATGACCTCGGCCTGTTTTAGCTCCGGATAATTGGTCCGCGCGCTCAGCTCGAGCTCCCGCTTAGCGGCGTCAAACGCGGCTTTGGTCAAGCGCAGCCGTTTGACATCACCACGCTCATTGGCGCTGATCATCAGGTGGTAGTGCAGGTGCTCAGCATGGTCGCGGTGCAGCGCGCCGTAGACGATATTGCGCGGGCAACGTTTCTGGATGAACTCAAGCGCCAGCAATCGCAGCTTCTCGCGCACATCACGGCTTTGGCCGCACGCGCGCGTGTCGATGGAAAGGATCTCGTTGATAGAGATAATTGCCCGCCCCGACGTCGCCCTAAGCGCTGCGCGTTCGTTTCGAACTCCTGGGCAATAGTGCCAGGATCGCGCGCGAATAGGTTGTGGTGCAAATCGAAAGCGCGGTCGGACTTCTTCGTCGCTCATATAGGCGGCGAGCTGCCCGAAACTGGGCTCTTTGCGGCTCATGCTTTTGATAATCATCGCGGGCTCAATTTATCATCTACAAAGCCTCGATGAGCGCCTCCAGCTCCTGGAGCTTCGAGAGCGCGCCAGCCTCATCCACAACGTGCCGGACC
The Sulfitobacter sp. S223 genome window above contains:
- a CDS encoding relaxase/mobilization nuclease domain-containing protein yields the protein MREKLRLLALEFIQKRCPRNIVYGALHRDHAEHLHYHLMISANERGDVKRLRLTKAAFDAAKRELELSARTNYPELKQAEVIASSPKEKQERRETREGRKAQEMKKRGARLTKTEALAQELRAILAYAASQAELERLLKEKGFTFYERGKHCGVRPIPAEGEAKARKAYRFATLGIEADYAGFLERAEAVVEEPVLESRREGEKEKKRDGEGF